A genome region from Jeongeupia sp. HS-3 includes the following:
- the macB gene encoding macrolide ABC transporter ATP-binding protein/permease MacB, with protein sequence MAEPLLVLSQLERRFPAGDDEVTVLKDINLTIAAGEMVAIVGQSGSGKSTLMNILGCLDKPSSGSYKIAGRETRELAGDDLATLRREYFGFIFQRYHLLPHLSAEENVEIPAVYASTDKAHRRERARALLTRLGLADRTRHRPSQLSGGQQQRVSIARALMNGGDVILADEPTGALDSHSGAEVMAILRELHQRGHTVIIVTHDMQVASNAGRIIELRDGEVIADRPNPQPNEAERVKLEKPARHMSHNLLHANWGRFGEAFKMAWIAMASHRMRTLLTMLGIIIGITSVVSVVALGQGARQKVIDDVSAIGTNTIDVFPGKDWGDDKAASIRTLLPGDVRALASQFYVDSVTPEVATSQMLRLGNIKVNAQITGVGEQYFRVRGLKMAQGAPFQSADVSRQSQVVVIDENTRKKLFPHGENPIGEVILLGSLPSRIIAVTEKKESPFGGESSLNVWVPYTTAMGRLMGQRHFGSITVRIRDGMPNDLAEQSLTRLLTLRHGSKDFFTYSSDSILKTVEKTTATLTLLVSAIAVISLVVGGIGVMNIMLVSVTERTREIGIRMAVGARQGDIMQQFLIEAVLVCLIGGLIGVALSFGFGMLFSMFVSMMTMKFSWASIAAACVCSTLIGVAFGFLPARNAARLDPIEALARE encoded by the coding sequence AGCCGCTGCTGGTATTGAGCCAGCTTGAACGCCGCTTCCCGGCCGGTGACGACGAAGTCACCGTGCTCAAGGACATCAACCTGACGATAGCCGCCGGCGAGATGGTCGCCATCGTCGGTCAGTCGGGTTCGGGCAAGTCGACGCTGATGAATATCCTCGGCTGCCTCGACAAGCCGTCCTCCGGCAGCTACAAGATCGCCGGGCGCGAAACGCGCGAACTGGCCGGCGACGATCTGGCGACGCTGCGGCGCGAATACTTCGGCTTCATTTTCCAACGCTACCACCTGCTGCCGCATCTGAGCGCCGAAGAAAACGTCGAGATCCCGGCGGTCTACGCCAGCACCGACAAGGCGCACCGGCGCGAACGGGCGAGGGCGCTGTTGACGCGGCTCGGCCTGGCCGACCGTACCCGCCACCGGCCGAGCCAGCTTTCGGGCGGCCAGCAGCAGCGCGTCAGTATCGCTCGCGCGCTGATGAACGGCGGCGACGTGATCCTCGCCGACGAACCGACCGGCGCGCTCGACAGCCACAGCGGCGCCGAGGTGATGGCCATCCTGCGCGAGCTGCACCAGCGCGGTCATACGGTGATCATCGTCACCCACGATATGCAGGTGGCGAGCAATGCCGGGCGCATCATCGAGTTGCGCGACGGCGAGGTCATCGCCGACCGGCCGAATCCGCAGCCGAACGAGGCCGAACGGGTCAAGCTGGAAAAGCCGGCGCGTCACATGAGCCACAACCTGCTGCACGCGAACTGGGGCCGCTTCGGCGAGGCGTTCAAGATGGCGTGGATCGCGATGGCGTCGCACCGGATGCGCACCTTGCTGACCATGCTCGGCATCATCATCGGCATCACCTCGGTGGTGTCGGTGGTCGCGCTCGGGCAGGGCGCGCGGCAGAAGGTGATCGACGACGTCAGTGCGATCGGCACCAATACCATCGATGTGTTTCCCGGCAAGGACTGGGGCGACGACAAGGCGGCGAGCATACGTACGCTGCTGCCCGGCGACGTGCGCGCGCTGGCGTCGCAGTTCTACGTCGACAGCGTCACGCCCGAGGTGGCGACCAGCCAGATGCTGCGGCTTGGCAATATCAAGGTCAACGCGCAGATCACCGGCGTCGGCGAGCAGTATTTTCGCGTTCGCGGACTGAAGATGGCGCAGGGCGCGCCGTTCCAGAGCGCCGATGTGAGCCGGCAGTCGCAGGTGGTGGTGATCGACGAAAACACCCGCAAGAAGCTGTTTCCGCACGGCGAGAATCCGATCGGCGAAGTGATCCTGCTCGGCAGCCTGCCCAGCCGCATCATCGCGGTGACCGAGAAAAAGGAAAGCCCGTTCGGTGGCGAATCCAGCCTCAACGTCTGGGTGCCGTACACCACGGCGATGGGCCGGCTGATGGGGCAAAGGCATTTCGGCAGCATCACCGTGCGCATTCGCGACGGCATGCCGAACGATCTGGCCGAACAGAGCCTGACCAGGTTGTTGACGCTGCGCCACGGCAGCAAGGATTTCTTCACCTATTCCAGCGACAGCATCCTCAAGACGGTCGAAAAAACCACGGCGACGCTGACCCTGCTGGTGTCGGCGATCGCGGTGATTTCGCTGGTCGTCGGCGGGATCGGCGTGATGAACATCATGCTGGTGTCGGTGACCGAACGCACCCGCGAGATCGGCATCCGCATGGCCGTGGGCGCGCGCCAGGGCGACATCATGCAGCAGTTCCTGATCGAGGCCGTGCTGGTGTGCCTGATCGGCGGGCTGATCGGCGTGGCGCTGTCCTTCGGCTTTGGCATGCTGTTTTCGATGTTCGTATCGATGATGACGATGAAATTTTCCTGGGCCTCGATTGCCGCCGCCTGCGTGTGCTCGACGCTGATCGGCGTCGCCTTCGGCTTCCTGCCGGCGCGCAATGCCGCACGCCTCGATCCGATCGAAGCCCTTGCCCGTGAATGA
- a CDS encoding efflux transporter outer membrane subunit, translating to MTSSLRPMLLALLAASALSGCGSLLQTDYQRPVADIPAAWQGQGGSTVATGERWWRSFGDPQLDALIERALATNNDLAAAAIKVRRARLQAGLTDTNLTPSVGLGGNASAQKDLKRGGPSVRSYNATASLSYELDLWGRLARLRDAADWEAEATELDRQSAALSLVGTTAQLYWQIAYLNQRIASAGANLADTQRTLAIVTVQHRAGAVGGLDEVQAAQSVATQQASLTGLLQQREEARNALAILFDRSPQHRETELPRLPDTALPPIAAGLPAELLARRPDLAAAEWRLKESLANVDATRASFYPTLSLTGSIGSASTGLANVLSNPAATLGAGLLLPFVQWNTTQLTIKVSKTEYEEAVVNFRQTLYKAFADVENTLSAGTQFGAEGEALQRAYDLSRRAETIAGVRYRAGQTGVKDWLDQQQARRNAEDALAQNRLNRLDNRMKLYQALGGDAALRAPG from the coding sequence ATGACCTCTTCCCTGCGTCCAATGCTGCTGGCACTGCTGGCTGCGAGCGCGCTGTCCGGCTGCGGCAGCCTGCTCCAGACCGATTACCAGCGTCCCGTCGCCGATATCCCCGCCGCATGGCAGGGCCAGGGCGGCAGCACCGTGGCGACCGGCGAGCGCTGGTGGCGCTCGTTCGGCGATCCGCAGCTCGATGCGCTGATCGAGCGCGCGCTGGCGACGAACAACGACCTCGCCGCTGCGGCGATCAAGGTCAGGCGCGCGCGGCTGCAGGCCGGGCTGACCGATACCAATCTGACGCCGAGCGTGGGGCTGGGCGGCAATGCCAGCGCACAAAAGGACCTCAAGCGCGGTGGGCCGTCGGTGCGCAGTTACAACGCCACCGCCTCGCTCAGTTACGAGCTGGATCTGTGGGGGCGGCTGGCGCGGCTGCGCGATGCCGCCGACTGGGAAGCCGAGGCGACCGAGCTCGACCGGCAGAGCGCGGCGCTGAGTCTGGTCGGCACCACCGCGCAGCTGTACTGGCAGATCGCGTATCTGAACCAGCGCATCGCCAGTGCCGGCGCCAATCTGGCCGACACGCAGCGCACGCTGGCGATCGTCACGGTGCAGCATCGCGCCGGCGCGGTCGGCGGGCTTGATGAAGTCCAGGCGGCACAGAGCGTCGCCACCCAGCAAGCCAGCCTGACGGGCTTGCTGCAGCAGCGCGAAGAAGCGCGCAATGCGCTGGCCATCCTGTTCGACCGGTCGCCGCAGCACCGGGAAACCGAACTGCCGCGCCTGCCCGATACCGCCTTGCCACCGATCGCCGCCGGACTGCCTGCCGAGCTGCTGGCGCGCCGGCCCGATCTGGCCGCGGCCGAATGGCGCTTGAAGGAGAGCCTCGCCAATGTCGACGCGACCCGGGCTAGCTTTTATCCGACGCTGTCGCTGACCGGCAGCATCGGCAGCGCCAGCACCGGTCTGGCGAACGTGCTGAGCAATCCGGCCGCGACGCTCGGTGCCGGGCTGTTGCTGCCTTTCGTGCAGTGGAATACCACGCAGCTGACGATCAAGGTATCGAAGACCGAGTACGAGGAGGCGGTGGTCAACTTCCGCCAGACCTTGTACAAGGCCTTCGCCGATGTCGAGAACACGCTGTCGGCCGGGACGCAGTTCGGCGCCGAGGGCGAGGCGCTGCAGCGCGCCTACGATCTGTCGCGCCGCGCCGAAACGATCGCCGGGGTGCGCTACCGTGCCGGCCAGACCGGCGTGAAGGACTGGCTCGACCAGCAGCAGGCACGCCGCAACGCCGAGGATGCGCTGGCGCAGAACCGGCTCAACCGGCTGGACAACCGGATGAAGCTCTATCAGGCGCTGGGCGGCGATGCCGCGCTGCGCGCGCCGGGCTGA
- a CDS encoding NAD(P)-dependent alcohol dehydrogenase — protein sequence MSKTMKQWQMNGLGVDRLALVEADIPQPGPGEVLVRVAAVSLNYRDKMVIETGMGYPLSFPQVPGSDMAGTVVATGDGVTRVQPGSRVISAFWTHWFDGKAPDVNGPALGGPAPGVLAQYIVLPQALLVAAPHTLSDIEASTLTCAALTAWFGLIEEGGLRAGQTVLVQGTGGVALFGAQIALAHGAEVIITSSSEAKLEKAGALGIQHGVLRTEGWVQRVLELTGGRGVDQLIALGGSDLGEAIDTLAQGGRASVIGLLGGPQFSASIVPFLQRRLTIQGIGVGHRRALEDLVRAIDLNGIRPVIDAEYGIEDLPAALAHVSRGAFGKVVLRLDN from the coding sequence ATGAGCAAGACGATGAAGCAATGGCAGATGAATGGTCTGGGCGTGGATCGCCTGGCGCTGGTCGAGGCGGACATTCCGCAGCCGGGGCCGGGCGAGGTGCTGGTCAGGGTGGCGGCGGTATCGCTCAACTATCGCGACAAGATGGTGATCGAAACCGGCATGGGTTATCCGCTATCGTTCCCGCAGGTGCCGGGCTCGGACATGGCCGGCACCGTGGTCGCCACCGGCGACGGCGTGACCCGCGTGCAGCCCGGATCACGCGTCATCAGCGCCTTCTGGACTCACTGGTTCGACGGCAAGGCACCCGACGTCAACGGCCCGGCCCTTGGCGGGCCGGCACCGGGCGTGCTGGCGCAGTACATCGTGCTGCCGCAGGCGCTGCTCGTCGCCGCGCCGCACACGCTGTCGGACATCGAGGCCAGCACGCTGACCTGCGCGGCGCTGACGGCGTGGTTCGGGCTGATCGAGGAAGGCGGCCTGCGCGCCGGCCAGACCGTGCTGGTGCAGGGCACCGGCGGCGTCGCGCTGTTCGGCGCGCAGATCGCGCTGGCGCACGGTGCCGAGGTCATCATCACCTCGAGCAGCGAAGCCAAGCTCGAAAAAGCCGGGGCGCTTGGCATCCAGCACGGCGTGCTGCGTACCGAAGGCTGGGTGCAGCGCGTGCTCGAACTCACCGGCGGCCGTGGCGTCGACCAGCTGATCGCGCTCGGCGGCAGCGATCTGGGCGAAGCGATCGACACGCTGGCGCAAGGCGGCCGGGCCTCGGTGATCGGGCTGCTCGGCGGGCCGCAGTTCAGCGCGTCTATCGTGCCCTTCCTGCAGCGGCGGCTGACGATCCAGGGCATCGGCGTCGGCCACCGCCGCGCGCTTGAAGACCTGGTTCGCGCCATCGACCTGAACGGCATCAGGCCGGTGATAGACGCCGAATACGGCATCGAGGACCTGCCGGCGGCGCTGGCCCACGTCAGCCGTGGCGCATTCGGCAAGGTGGTGTTGCGGCTCGACAATTAA
- a CDS encoding LysR family transcriptional regulator: MANLDRLGGMAAFVGAVEAGSFSAAAVRMNLSRSAVGKSIARLEERIGVRLFHRTTRSQSLTDDGQLFYERCLAALAELEAAEDELERGRREPAGRLRISVPSLFGRRCVAPVLLEMAQRYPKLELEMAFSDRVSDLVEEGIDLAVRSGELPDRAGLQGRRLGAQHVIVCAAPAYLAAHGTPQTLADLAGHDGIVYGRDIRSAQWRFVGADGRELVGPIRPRLRFDDIEAMALAAMAGLGLTRLPHWLANEYLAAGTLVRVLADTVATPFPIHVVWPQTRYLPYKVRLVIDELVERIPPLLTEPPVSGRQTP; encoded by the coding sequence ATGGCGAATCTGGACAGGCTGGGCGGGATGGCCGCCTTTGTGGGCGCGGTCGAGGCGGGCAGCTTCAGCGCCGCGGCAGTGCGGATGAATCTGTCGCGCTCGGCGGTCGGCAAAAGCATCGCCCGGCTGGAAGAGCGCATCGGCGTGCGCCTGTTTCACCGCACCACGCGCAGCCAGAGCCTGACCGACGACGGCCAGCTCTTCTACGAGCGCTGCCTCGCCGCGCTGGCCGAACTCGAAGCGGCCGAAGACGAGCTGGAACGGGGCAGGCGCGAGCCGGCCGGGCGGCTGCGGATCAGCGTGCCGTCGCTGTTCGGCCGCCGCTGCGTCGCGCCGGTGCTGCTGGAAATGGCGCAACGCTATCCGAAGCTGGAACTGGAAATGGCGTTCAGCGACCGGGTCAGCGATCTGGTCGAGGAGGGCATCGATCTGGCCGTGCGCAGTGGCGAGCTGCCCGATCGCGCCGGTTTGCAGGGCCGCCGGCTGGGGGCGCAGCACGTGATCGTGTGCGCCGCGCCGGCGTATCTGGCGGCCCACGGCACACCGCAGACGCTGGCCGATCTGGCCGGGCACGACGGCATCGTCTACGGCCGGGATATCCGCAGCGCCCAATGGCGCTTTGTCGGCGCGGACGGGCGCGAGCTGGTCGGGCCGATCCGCCCGAGGCTGCGCTTCGACGATATCGAAGCCATGGCGCTGGCCGCCATGGCCGGGCTGGGGCTGACACGGCTGCCGCACTGGCTCGCCAACGAATACCTCGCCGCCGGCACGCTGGTGCGGGTCTTGGCCGATACGGTGGCTACGCCGTTTCCGATTCACGTGGTCTGGCCGCAAACCCGCTATCTGCCGTACAAGGTCAGGCTGGTGATCGACGAGCTGGTCGAGCGGATTCCGCCCTTGCTGACCGAGCCGCCGGTGTCAGGGCGTCAGACGCCGTAA
- a CDS encoding serine hydrolase, giving the protein MNTAVAAPHTSSDITTRLDAAIDSALNEARIVGAVVLVARDGEPVYHRAAGWADREHRVAMRDDSLFRLASLTKSIVSTAALALVEQGRLSLHIPLAELMPEFTPRLPNGQTATITAHHLLTHTAGFSYGFFEPADGPYHRAGISDGLDAPGWGMAEQLQRIASVPLFFAPGTAWRYSIGTDVLGALIARVTGQTLPDAIAALVTGPLAMHDTAFSVRDRSRLATAYADATPAGSPPVRMGEHTIVPFIDPALAGIAFAPGRVFDPASFPSGGGGMVGGATDFLRFLESIRNDNGVISPPMSQALRSNQTGDLLIDVRGPGWGFGYGGAVLLDPAAAASPQSPGTWQWGGAYGHSWFVDPLERLSVIALTNTAVEGTAGRFATDIRDAVYGV; this is encoded by the coding sequence ATGAATACCGCCGTCGCCGCGCCGCACACATCCTCCGACATCACCACCCGGCTCGATGCCGCCATCGACAGTGCACTAAACGAGGCCCGCATCGTCGGCGCCGTCGTGCTCGTTGCCCGCGATGGCGAGCCGGTCTATCACCGCGCCGCCGGCTGGGCCGATCGTGAACATCGCGTGGCGATGCGTGATGACAGCTTGTTCCGGCTGGCATCGCTGACCAAGTCCATCGTCTCGACCGCGGCGCTGGCGCTGGTCGAGCAGGGCCGCCTGTCGCTGCACATCCCGCTGGCCGAACTGATGCCCGAATTCACCCCGCGCCTGCCCAACGGCCAGACCGCAACGATCACCGCCCATCACCTGCTCACCCACACCGCGGGCTTCAGTTATGGCTTTTTCGAGCCGGCAGACGGGCCTTACCACCGCGCCGGCATCTCGGACGGGCTGGATGCGCCGGGTTGGGGCATGGCCGAACAGCTGCAAAGAATCGCCAGCGTACCGCTGTTCTTCGCCCCCGGAACCGCTTGGCGCTATTCGATCGGCACCGACGTACTGGGTGCGCTCATCGCCCGCGTGACCGGGCAGACCCTGCCCGACGCGATTGCCGCGCTGGTGACCGGGCCGCTGGCGATGCACGACACCGCGTTTAGCGTGCGCGATCGGTCGCGCCTTGCCACGGCGTATGCCGACGCCACTCCTGCGGGATCACCGCCGGTACGCATGGGCGAGCACACCATCGTGCCTTTCATCGACCCCGCGCTGGCCGGGATTGCCTTTGCACCGGGCCGGGTCTTCGATCCGGCATCGTTCCCGTCCGGTGGTGGCGGCATGGTCGGCGGCGCAACCGATTTCCTGCGTTTCCTCGAAAGCATCCGCAACGACAACGGCGTGATTTCGCCGCCGATGTCGCAAGCCTTGCGCAGCAATCAAACCGGCGATCTCCTGATCGATGTACGCGGCCCCGGCTGGGGGTTTGGCTATGGCGGCGCGGTCTTGCTCGATCCGGCTGCGGCGGCCAGCCCGCAATCGCCGGGCACCTGGCAATGGGGCGGCGCTTACGGGCACAGCTGGTTCGTCGATCCGCTCGAGCGCCTGAGCGTGATCGCGCTGACCAATACCGCGGTCGAGGGCACGGCCGGGCGTTTTGCCACCGATATCCGCGATGCGGTTTACGGCGTCTGA
- a CDS encoding TetR/AcrR family transcriptional regulator encodes MMQADAPVPPRPRGRPRNFDRAQALDLALQLFWHQGYEGTSIADLTAAIGIPPASLYAAFHSKEALYREVLALYAEREGASTRRALDEAPSAYLSMRCVLVEAAQRFVSATPGCLITTAVLGCAPENRGAAAAATTMRNAVLVLFQQRFDRAVHTGELPPDTETAALARCYGAVLQGMSIQACDGASVAELTALADAALTLFPGRR; translated from the coding sequence ATGATGCAAGCCGACGCACCCGTTCCACCCCGGCCACGCGGCCGACCGCGCAACTTCGACCGCGCGCAGGCGCTCGATCTGGCATTGCAGCTTTTCTGGCACCAGGGCTATGAAGGCACGTCGATTGCCGATCTGACCGCTGCCATCGGCATCCCGCCGGCGAGCCTGTACGCCGCCTTCCACTCGAAGGAGGCCTTGTACCGGGAGGTCCTTGCGCTTTACGCCGAACGGGAGGGCGCGAGCACCCGCCGCGCGCTGGATGAGGCGCCGAGTGCGTATTTGTCGATGCGATGCGTGCTTGTCGAGGCCGCGCAGCGCTTCGTTTCCGCTACGCCCGGTTGTTTGATCACCACCGCAGTGCTTGGCTGTGCGCCAGAGAACCGTGGCGCCGCCGCCGCCGCCACGACGATGCGCAATGCGGTGCTGGTGCTGTTCCAGCAGCGTTTTGACCGTGCCGTGCATACCGGTGAACTGCCGCCGGATACCGAGACCGCGGCACTGGCACGTTGCTACGGCGCCGTGCTTCAAGGGATGTCGATACAGGCGTGTGACGGCGCCAGCGTCGCCGAACTGACCGCGCTTGCCGATGCGGCGCTCACCTTGTTCCCCGGGCGACGCTGA
- a CDS encoding GDSL-type esterase/lipase family protein, with translation MRTVSWLLCSLIGAIGVTGASAQAASTAVAVTCEAAWDKAKVYTGGQRALHNGVRYEAKWWTLGENPAQSNTWGVWKVVAPCAEAPVPLVEQINAGGRLQVDSASRVSYSWPGTYFEGRFRGTGVGLALDDAQGVYNVEIDGKPWPKITKPGKTTYWLSGLPAGEHTVRLSLRSELTGTPGSFEGLVPMAGGEILKPAAAPTRQIEFIGDSYTAGLGTESGKKDCTEAEIAPYSNADASFGALTARHYRASYQLNGYSGLGMVRNYGGNIPNVNYRTYYDRALTGVTGNVWQNPGNWKPQLVVVGLGINDFSTPVATGEAYTAETLRTGYKTAYRGFINKLRAQYGDAHVVVSATYLWPDNKLQEVAQEVVAEATAAGDRKISYFYYDGLDSMACGWHPSVKDHQAISAKLISQIDSLGIW, from the coding sequence ATGAGAACAGTATCCTGGCTGCTGTGCAGCCTGATTGGCGCGATCGGTGTGACCGGCGCTTCGGCGCAGGCCGCGTCGACCGCTGTGGCGGTGACGTGCGAGGCCGCGTGGGACAAAGCCAAGGTCTATACCGGTGGCCAGCGCGCGCTGCACAACGGCGTGCGTTACGAGGCCAAATGGTGGACGCTGGGCGAGAACCCGGCGCAGTCGAACACCTGGGGCGTCTGGAAGGTCGTCGCACCGTGTGCAGAGGCGCCGGTCCCGCTGGTCGAGCAGATCAATGCCGGCGGCCGCTTGCAGGTCGATTCGGCCAGCCGCGTCTCGTACAGCTGGCCGGGTACCTACTTCGAGGGGCGCTTCCGCGGTACCGGCGTCGGCCTGGCACTGGACGATGCGCAGGGCGTCTACAACGTCGAGATCGACGGCAAGCCCTGGCCCAAGATCACCAAACCGGGCAAGACCACTTACTGGCTCAGCGGCCTGCCTGCGGGCGAGCACACCGTGCGCTTGTCCTTGCGGTCCGAGCTGACCGGTACGCCGGGCAGCTTCGAAGGGCTGGTGCCCATGGCCGGCGGCGAAATTCTCAAGCCCGCTGCGGCGCCGACCCGGCAGATCGAGTTCATCGGCGATTCGTACACCGCCGGCCTTGGCACGGAGTCGGGCAAGAAAGACTGCACGGAGGCCGAAATCGCGCCGTACTCGAACGCCGATGCATCGTTCGGCGCGCTGACCGCCAGACACTACCGCGCCAGCTATCAGCTCAATGGCTACTCGGGGCTGGGGATGGTGCGCAACTATGGCGGCAACATTCCGAACGTCAACTACCGGACGTATTACGACCGGGCGTTGACCGGGGTGACCGGCAATGTCTGGCAAAACCCGGGCAACTGGAAGCCGCAACTGGTCGTGGTCGGTCTGGGCATCAACGATTTCTCGACCCCGGTGGCGACCGGTGAGGCCTACACCGCCGAAACCTTGCGTACCGGCTACAAGACGGCGTACCGGGGCTTCATCAACAAGCTGCGTGCTCAGTACGGCGATGCGCATGTGGTGGTCAGCGCTACTTATCTGTGGCCGGACAACAAGCTTCAGGAGGTCGCGCAGGAGGTGGTCGCCGAAGCCACGGCGGCCGGTGACCGGAAGATTTCCTACTTCTATTACGACGGGCTCGACAGCATGGCGTGCGGCTGGCACCCCTCGGTGAAGGATCACCAGGCGATCTCGGCCAAGCTGATTTCGCAGATCGACAGCCTGGGCATCTGGTAA
- a CDS encoding DUF2784 domain-containing protein yields the protein MLFRIAADIVLLIHLAFIVFVLLGGVLAVRWRWVPIVHLPAVLWACYVELAGRICPLTPLENGFRVRAGEAGYTESFISHYVLPIIYPAGLNRDLQWLLAGVVMLVNLAIYAWLFHRRRKSPGRDG from the coding sequence ATGCTCTTCCGCATCGCCGCCGATATTGTGTTGCTGATTCATCTGGCGTTCATCGTGTTCGTCTTGCTGGGCGGCGTGCTCGCCGTGCGCTGGCGCTGGGTTCCCATCGTGCATCTACCCGCCGTTTTATGGGCTTGCTATGTTGAACTCGCTGGCCGCATTTGCCCACTCACGCCGCTGGAGAACGGCTTTCGCGTTCGGGCCGGTGAGGCCGGTTATACCGAGAGCTTCATCTCGCACTATGTGCTGCCGATCATCTATCCGGCTGGTCTAAACCGTGATTTACAGTGGCTACTGGCCGGCGTGGTCATGCTGGTCAATCTCGCCATCTATGCCTGGCTCTTTCATCGTCGGCGCAAATCGCCCGGTCGTGATGGCTGA
- a CDS encoding DNA-3-methyladenine glycosylase I: protein MKSNVTVCDDGRPRCGWLSTDPLYVAYHDDEWGVPCHDERTLFEMLCLEGMQAGLSWLTVLKKRDGYRRAFHHFDAAAIAGFSSADVDRLVLDAGIIRHRGKIEAIIGNARALLALHESGSTLATVVWEVVQHAPRLNAPAALSDVPAQTAESDLLSKRLKKLGFRFVGSTTCYAFMQACGLVNDHVAGCCKAGTD, encoded by the coding sequence GTGAAGTCGAACGTTACCGTCTGTGACGATGGCCGGCCGCGCTGCGGCTGGCTATCCACCGACCCGCTCTACGTCGCCTACCATGACGACGAATGGGGTGTGCCTTGCCATGACGAGCGCACGCTGTTCGAGATGCTGTGCCTCGAGGGCATGCAAGCCGGGCTGTCGTGGCTGACGGTGCTGAAAAAGCGCGACGGCTACCGCCGCGCGTTTCACCACTTCGACGCGGCGGCGATCGCCGGCTTCAGCAGCGCCGACGTCGACCGGCTGGTGCTCGACGCCGGTATCATCCGCCACCGCGGCAAGATCGAAGCCATCATCGGCAACGCCCGCGCCCTGCTGGCGCTGCACGAGAGCGGCAGCACGCTGGCGACGGTGGTCTGGGAGGTGGTGCAGCATGCGCCACGGCTCAACGCACCGGCGGCGCTCAGCGATGTACCGGCTCAAACGGCAGAGTCGGATCTGCTCTCGAAACGGCTGAAAAAACTTGGTTTTCGCTTTGTCGGCAGCACCACCTGCTACGCCTTCATGCAGGCCTGCGGCCTGGTCAACGACCACGTGGCGGGCTGCTGCAAGGCGGGTACCGATTAA